A region from the Pristiophorus japonicus isolate sPriJap1 chromosome 14, sPriJap1.hap1, whole genome shotgun sequence genome encodes:
- the LOC139279363 gene encoding CD276 antigen-like, which yields MKCLLYVLIVWGQALLSDAFDVAVPKATLIGIHSQSIVLGCSFTVNGSSSLEHMIITWHRTESNEVVHSYYYGKDQLSQQSEQYSGRTSLFPEEFKHGNVSLKLERVRAADAGQYMCFVSSQKGRSKGTISLRFAAYYKDPQLLVKLQPPSVTFILKSQGYPGASVLWYCVEDKNVLLKPNISLIEGEDGLYSLQIILQVDNTKTYCNHVVEIQNCLVNQTVTRKFSLLLPQESVQEQNKCKNYLIGLTCCILLLIAIIVLLSVIYKQQHH from the exons ATGAAATGCCTGCTTTACGTCCTGATTGTGTGGGGACAGGCCCTACTTTCTG ATGCATTTGATGTCGCTGTGCCAAAGGCAACTTTAATAGGTATCCACAGTCAAAGTATTGTCCTTGGATGTAGTTTTACTGTTAATGGCAGTTCGTCATTGGAGCATATGATAATCACTTGGCATCGTACTGAGAGCAATGAGGTGGTGCACAGTTATTACTATGGCAAAGACCAGCTCAGTCAACAGAGTGAACAATATTCGGGCAGAACGAGTCTATTTCCAGAGGAATTCAAACATGGCAATGTTTCACTGAAGCTGGAAAGAGTAAGAGCTGCAGATGCTGGACAGTACATGTGTTTTGTCAGCAGTCAAAAGGGACGTTCCaaagggacaatttcattgagatttGCAG CTTACTACAAGGATCCTCAACTGCTGGTCAAACTCCAGCCACCCAGCGTGACTTTTATTCTAAAGTCTCAAGGTTATCCTGGGGCATCTGTTCTCTGGTACTGTGTGGAAGATAAAAATGTGCTCCTCAAGCCTAACATTTCATTAATTGAAGGTGAAGATGGTCTCTACTCACTGCAGATTATTCTTCAAGTTGACAACACAAAGACATATTGTAATCACGTAGTTGAAATTCAAAACTGCCTTGTTAACCAGACTGTTACCAGGAAATTCAGCCTCCTTTTACCCC AAGAGAGTGTTCAGGAACAAAACAAATGCAAGAACTATTTGATTGGCCTCACCTGCTGTATATTGCTATTGATAGCAATAATCGTTCTGCTATCAGTAATATATAAACAACAACATCATTGA